A stretch of DNA from Desulfosarcina ovata subsp. ovata:
AGCTGTCTTCTGATCGTTATGGGACTGACCCCGCGACCATTGACGCTCAGATTCGGATGCGAAGAAAACCGTGGAAAAAGGATTGATCTCTTTTTTATCATGGTGTGGTTTGTAAGCCAAAGCAAACAGCTATCTCCTAACCCAAAACAAAAATGGAGGTATTCGATAGCAACTTGTCCAAATTGCGGTCACACCCCTTATGGTTTCAGCAGTTCCTGGATGTGGATTTATCAATGTAATGATTGTGGCAGGCACTTCCGTCACAACTGTGGATCCACAACAGGGAGCGGAATGCGATGTGCCCATTGTGGTTCTGAAAACACTAAAAAGGATCACGAGTGTCACGAGAAACCGGATTAAGTTGAGAAGTTATTTCGGTTATCAGACGATTTATTGTATGGCGTCATTTAACATTGCGTCTCCATGCATGTCCTCTCTTTTCTTTGTTGATAACGTTGAACCGGTTCAAGGAAATCGGCAGTTTACCAGATTCACGGCATGGTCGCGCTCGTAATCCGAACTCCGGCCCAGTACATACCTTTCCCCGTCGAAAAGCGAGGCGACAATGAAAAATTCCAAGTTTTTTTACTGGTATCTGTCGTGCTCATGCATTTCCCTGGACTTCAATCCCGTCGATCCAGCCCTTTCGTGCCAGCACATCGACGGCGATGGCAATTTGGCGTGGTGTGAATTGTCGCTTACGGTCACTCCAAGCATAGGCGTGTTTCTCAACGTCGAACAGGGTGCGCAAGTTTTCCTTTTTGATCACCCAATGCACCGTAGAAAGCAGTTCCAGGCCAAAGGGCGATTCAAAGCCTTCGACCAGTTCAGCCACCTTGTCAAACCTGGCGCGTGTTTCCGCGTGTTGTTTCAAAAAAGCTGTGGCGTCCTCAATGGCACCCGGCACCAGTTTGAGCTGCTTGTCCGGTGCATCGCCGCCATCAGCATAGCCTGCAACAAGATGGCCCTCGATGGCATGTAAAACATGGCGCAGATTTTCGGCATATGGGCCGTAAATCGCTTTTTGGTATTTGAGCCGTAAGGGTTCCCCGGCTTCCTGCATAAAATACATCAGCTTATGAAGTTCCAGCAGGGTCACCATGGGATCCAGCAGGCCGTTGAGGTAACGGTGCATCAATTCCACAAGGGCGGCCCGGCCAGCTGTCATCTTGGGTACCTCCCGGCTGTGCTCCATTTTCTCTGTTTTCGGTGCCCCTTTGGGCTCATAGATGATCACCTGCACATCTGTGAGCGGTTCAACCGCCGCCTCGATGCGGGACTTCACCTGCTGCCAATTCAGCCCGCCCAGACCGCTACCCAACGGTGGGATGGCGACCGAGCGGATAGTGTAACGGCGAATGACTTCCACCAAAGATCTAAGCCCGGATTCAATGTCCCCCATGCGGCTTTTGCCGCGCCAGTGGCGTTTGGTTGGAAAATTGATGATATAGCGGGGAGGAATCAATTGGCCAGTCTCATACACGAACATGCGGCCGGGCTGCACTTTGTCCTGCTTGCAGGCCAGCGCATAGGCCTTGAAATTCTCAGGAAAGGCGTTTTTAAACTGCAACGCAATGCCCCGTCCCATCACGCCGACACAGTTGACTGTATTAACAATGGCTTCGGATTGATCTTTGAGAATGTCGCCGCTCTTGTATTCAATCATAATCGACTCCAATTTATCAATAATACCAGTCTGTTTTTATTTCAATTCGAGGGTTGTGACCACTTTTTCCAAGCGCGTTGACCGCAGCATGATACGTTGCTCTTGAACAAACCCCGATACGGTCTATCAACTCCCAGGGGAAGCTGAGTTCCAATAAAAATTCCGCCTGCTTGCCTTCCTTTGCCGAAGGGGAGACCACTCGACCACCCCATTGATTGCTTTGGACTGCATTCCAGTCAATCTCATCAAGCCGGGCCAGATCGCAACGGTCCTCGAAGTAG
This window harbors:
- a CDS encoding macro domain-containing protein, producing the protein MIEYKSGDILKDQSEAIVNTVNCVGVMGRGIALQFKNAFPENFKAYALACKQDKVQPGRMFVYETGQLIPPRYIINFPTKRHWRGKSRMGDIESGLRSLVEVIRRYTIRSVAIPPLGSGLGGLNWQQVKSRIEAAVEPLTDVQVIIYEPKGAPKTEKMEHSREVPKMTAGRAALVELMHRYLNGLLDPMVTLLELHKLMYFMQEAGEPLRLKYQKAIYGPYAENLRHVLHAIEGHLVAGYADGGDAPDKQLKLVPGAIEDATAFLKQHAETRARFDKVAELVEGFESPFGLELLSTVHWVIKKENLRTLFDVEKHAYAWSDRKRQFTPRQIAIAVDVLARKGWIDGIEVQGNA